The following proteins are encoded in a genomic region of Glycine max cultivar Williams 82 chromosome 18, Glycine_max_v4.0, whole genome shotgun sequence:
- the LOC100812144 gene encoding condensin complex subunit 3, translating to MELQDINALSMYVSRNGPNKLKRQLPLKFKTKTPRLRFRSEFRIHSHTPFHIHFIFTMAVREERVTEENDAEEAKRLMLKIAAILDEARTSYATHNRKLKELSLLRSKSSSHSHFFSGFSKTITPLFDFQRRLASADRIVSFVSAFAATAAASGDFLDHFLKFLLAAAAASNKTARFRACQIVSEIILRLPDDAEVSNEIWDEVIEWMKVRVRDKIPVVRTFAVRALSRFVNDSVNSDILDLFLEVLPLEQNADVRKMIVLSLPPSSATSQVIIDCTLDVSESVRKAAYCVLANKFPLQSLSIKLRTVILRRGLADRSVAVSKECFKLLKDEWLMKCCNGDPIELLKYLDVETYESVSESVMEALLKAGLVELQNGASIQQYISSNGDRTEGDSVHCPPSIQPMEAEAALYWRTVCKHLQSEAHAKGSDAAATMGTEAEVYAAEASDKNDLLEKILPATVGEYIELVRAHTNAGSNHRFACRQLLLLGAMFDFSDVTNRKTAGAFLHELMCKPPEHEDDDEGNIVVLGDGLSFGGDNDWAEAVASLARKVHAAPGEFEEVILAIIEELAQPCRERTADYVQWMHCLSLTGLLLKNAKSLRFLQGKAIGPDELLQSLLLPGAKQSHLDVQRIAIRCLGLFGLLERKPSAELLKQLRISYIKGPHSISIEACKALIDLVMWYGPQEVDKMLNLSIPCQLNSEKTTFSPVNFSDSERELDVGTLDILYGGFENDDWASPLPSNEDECVHAILGEGFAKILLLSNNYPSIPASLHPVILSKLIYLYFSDVSEHLHRLKQCLSVFFELYPCLSANHKSCITKSFIPAMRSMWPGIFGNSSGSTFMVSQMRKRAVQASRFMLQMVQIPLYAKEIQPDCENTNTEHPQVIDSCVELPFECGEEGLALRLAVEVTSFQSKKTASEKAYVSALCRILVLLQFRISEQGPVKFMKRLLCRVIECASSEKDLVKELKRMSERLMTVDSQPDQELMQDEVNLILGKLELDCDLDLDGSVSMPQTPAAPATRPTRSRRRVRIEEESSDEDSPSVVPTTQHTVQSRSQRASKTAAMKKMSSATRSLKIDEMEELDEEDSDVTAEDYDASD from the exons ATGGAGTTACAAGATATAAATGCCTTGTCCATGTATGTGAGCCGTAACGGCCCAAATAAACTAAAACGCCAACTCCCGctcaaattcaaaaccaaaacgCCACGATTGAGATTCCGTTCAGAGTTCAGAATTCATTCACACACTCCTTTTCACATTCACTTCATCTTCACCATGGCCGTTCGAGAAGAGAGAGTCACGGAGGAGAACGACGCAGAAGAGGCGAAGCGACTGATGCTGAAAATCGCCGCGATTCTGGACGAGGCCCGAACCTCATACGCCACGCACAACCGAAAGCTCAAGGAATTGTCGCTCCTCCGATCCAAATCCTCTTCTCATTCGCACTTCTTCTCCGGCTTCTCCAAAACCATAACTCCTCTCTTCGACTTCCAGAGGCGCCTCGCCTCTGCCGACCGTATCGTTTCCTTCGTCTCCGCCTTCGCCGCCACCGCTGCTGCCTCCGGTGACTTCCTCGACCACTTCCTCAAGTTCCTCCTGGCTGCCGCCGCAGCATCAAACAAAACCGCCAGGTTCCGAGCCTGCCAGATCGTTTCCGAG ATAATATTGCGTCTTCCAGATGATGCTGAAGTGAGCAATGAGATATGGGATGAGGTGATAGAGTGGATGAAGGTGAGGGTGCGAGACAAGATCCCTGTTGTACGTACTTTTGCGGTTAGAGCGCTTTCGCGCTTTGTGAATGACTCTGTGAATAGTGACATCCTTGATTTGTTCCTCGAGGTGCTTCCATTGGAACAGAATGCG GATGTTCGTAAGATGATTGTGTTATCTTTGCCTCCTTCTAGTGCAACCTCTCAAGTTATCATTGATTGTACCTTGGATGTGAGTGAATCTGTACGCAAAGCAGCATACTGTGTTCTAGCTAATAAATTTCCTCTTCAAAGCTTAAG CATTAAACTCAGGACAGTAATTCTTCGGAGAGGACTTGCTGACCGGTCTGTTGCTGTCTCAAAAGAATGTTTTAAACTATTGAAAGATGAATGGCTCATGAAGTGTTGTAATGGTGATCCTATAGAACTTTTGAAGTATCTTGATGTTGAAACCTACGAATCAGTTAGTGAGTCTGTAATGGAAGCGCTTCTTAAAGCTGGTTTAGTAGAACTACAGAATGGTGCAAGTATCCAGCAGTACATATCATCAAATGGTGACAGAACAGAAG GGGATTCGGTTCATTGCCCACCAAGCATTCAGCCGATGGAAGCAGAGGCTGCTCTTTATTGGAGAACTGTTTGCAAGCATTTACAGTCAGAGGCACAT GCCAAAGGCTCTGATGCTGCAGCAACAATGGGTACTGAAGCAGAAGTATATGCAGCAGAAGCATCAGATAAAAATGACCTTCTAGAAAAAATTCTTCCTGCAACAGTTGGTGAATATATAGAATTGGTCAGAGCTCATACTAATGCTG GATCAAACCATCGCTTTGCATGCCGGCAGCTGCTTTTGCTTGGTGCAATGTTTGATTTTTCTGATGTTACAAATAGAAAGACTGCTGGTGCATTTCTGCATGAGCTTATGTGCAAGCCTCCTGAGCATGAGGATGATGATGAAGGGAATATAGTTGTTCTTGGAgatggattaagttttggtgGAGACAATGACTGGGCTGAAGCTGTAGCCAGtttagcaaggaaagtccatgCTGCTCCTGGTGAATTTGAAGAAGTTATTCTAGCAATAATAGAAGAGCTCGCCCAACCTTGCAGGGAGAGAACAGCAGATTATGTGCAGTGGATGCACTGCCTCTCTCTTACTGGTCTTTTGCTTAAAAATGCAAAATCACTTCGCTTTCTTCAGGGCAAGGCTATTGGACCTGATGAGCTACTCCAATCGTTACTACTACCTGGG GCGAAACAATCTCACTTGGATGTGCAAAGGATTGCAATCAGATGCCTTGGCCTTTTTGGACTTTTGGAAAGGAAACCAAGTGCAGAACTTTTGAAACAGTTGAGAATTTCATATATTAAGGGGCCACATTCAATCAGTATAGAGGCATGTAAGGCATTAATTGATCTTGTGATGTGGTATGGTCCTCAAGAAGTTGACAAGATGTTAAACCTCAGTATTCCATGCCAATTAAACAGTGAGAAGACGACTTTTTCTCCTGTGAATTTTTCTGATTCAGAAAGGGAATTAGATGTTGGGACGCTCGATATCTTATATGGCGGCTTTGAAAATGATGACTGGGCGAGTCCTTTACCTAGCAACGAAGATGAGTGCGTTCATGCTATACTTGGAGAGGGGTTTGCCAAAATTCTTCTCTTAAGTAACAACTATCCAAGCATACCAGCTTCTTTGCATCCTGTTATTTTATCAAAGCTCATTTACTTGTATTTCAGTGACGTGTCGGAACACTTGCACAG attgaagcaatgcttatctGTTTTTTTTGAGCTTTACCCATGTCTCTCAGCCAATCATAAG AGTTGCATAACGAAGAGTTTCATTCCAGCAATGCGTTCAATGTGGCCAGGAATTTTCGGCAATTCTTCGGGTTCTACTTTTATGGTGTCGCAGATGCGTAAGCGTGCTGTTCAAGCTTCCCGATTTATGCTGCAGATGGTGCAGATTCCCTTATACGCTAAAGAGATTCAACCAGATTGTGAAAATACTAACACGGAACATCCACAAGTCATAGATAGTTGTGTGGAACTTCCATTTGAATGTGGAGAGGAGGGGCTCGCACTACGCTTAGCCGTAGAG GTGACAAGCTTTCAATCGAAGAAAACAGCTTCTGAGAAGGCATATGTGTCGGCTTTATGTAGAATACTTGTTTTGCTTCAATTTCGGATATCAGAACAAGGGCCAGTAAAATTTATGAAGAGACTTTTATGTCGCGTGATTGAATGTGCATCTTCAGAGAAGGATCTTGTTAAGGAATTGAAACGCATGTCTGAACGTCTCATGACAGTAGATAGTCAACCAGATCAGGAATTGATGCAAGATGAAGTTAATCTTATTTTGg GGAAATTGGAACTTGACTGCGACCTGGATTTGGATGGTTCTGTGTCAATGCCGCAAACACCAGCTGCACCCGCAACTAGGCCCACACGTTCTAGGAGAAGGGTAAGGATTGAAGAAGAAAGTTCTGATGAAGATTCACCTTCTGTGGTTCCTACCACCCAACACACTGTACAAAGTCGCTCACAAAGAGCAAGCAAAACGGCAGCAATGAAAAAGATGTCTTCTGCTACTAGATCGCTCAAAATTGATGAAATGGAAGAACTAGATGAAGAAGACTCTGATGTGACAGCAGAAGATTATGATGCATCGGATTAG